A region of Kribbella sp. NBC_01245 DNA encodes the following proteins:
- a CDS encoding Gfo/Idh/MocA family protein: MPARSSSNNCRIAVVGVHGYGASHVERVARLAGSGRVTLVAVADPRPATGNPALEGIPAYDDLAQLLAAEQVDVVIVSTPIHTHADLAELALRAGADVLLEKPPVPTLSDFRRLEHIVAETGQILQVGFQSMGSFALRALVEFIDTDRLGEIQAVCGVGAWVRTRAYWQRTPWAGHRELDGRPVLDGAITNPFAHAVVTALRLAGARRVEDVLSVETELFRANPIESDDTSVVRIRTTDGPPVVLALTLCAAEAKQPWLEVRGSAGSARLWYVDDILEITIDGVTERTSFEREDLLENLIEHRADPSVPLLSGLSATGAFCCVVEAVRQAPSPEPIAAGHVRWVRDPDAPEHDRPIVTDVEQWLEKAVDSVALFSEIHAPWTVDQPAFDGQGI; this comes from the coding sequence ATGCCAGCACGTTCATCGTCGAATAACTGTCGAATTGCCGTCGTTGGCGTCCACGGTTACGGTGCGTCGCACGTCGAGCGGGTGGCCCGGCTGGCCGGCTCCGGGCGGGTCACGTTGGTCGCGGTGGCCGATCCTCGTCCGGCGACGGGAAACCCAGCATTGGAAGGAATTCCCGCCTACGACGACCTGGCGCAGCTGCTCGCGGCGGAACAGGTGGACGTGGTCATCGTCAGCACGCCCATCCACACGCACGCCGACTTGGCCGAGTTGGCGCTGCGGGCCGGCGCGGACGTATTGCTGGAGAAACCACCGGTGCCGACGCTGTCCGATTTTCGGCGACTGGAGCATATTGTGGCCGAAACCGGTCAAATCCTTCAAGTCGGATTCCAGAGCATGGGATCATTCGCGCTCCGCGCGCTTGTCGAATTCATCGATACTGATCGACTCGGCGAAATCCAGGCCGTTTGTGGCGTCGGCGCGTGGGTCCGGACGCGCGCGTATTGGCAGCGCACGCCGTGGGCCGGTCACCGCGAGCTCGACGGTCGCCCGGTGCTGGACGGCGCGATCACGAACCCGTTCGCGCACGCCGTGGTGACGGCGTTGCGGCTGGCCGGTGCGCGACGGGTGGAGGACGTGCTGTCGGTCGAGACCGAGCTCTTCCGGGCCAACCCGATCGAGTCCGACGACACCTCAGTGGTGCGCATCCGGACCACCGACGGGCCTCCCGTCGTACTCGCGCTGACGTTGTGTGCCGCCGAGGCCAAGCAGCCGTGGCTGGAGGTGCGGGGGTCGGCGGGATCCGCTCGGCTTTGGTACGTCGACGACATCCTCGAGATCACGATCGACGGCGTCACCGAGAGGACGTCGTTCGAGCGGGAGGACCTGCTGGAAAACCTGATCGAGCATCGGGCTGACCCGTCCGTGCCGCTGTTGTCGGGGCTCAGCGCGACGGGCGCCTTTTGTTGCGTGGTCGAGGCCGTACGTCAGGCGCCGTCACCCGAGCCGATCGCCGCCGGTCATGTCCGCTGGGTGCGCGATCCGGACGCCCCGGAACATGACCGGCCGATCGTGACCGATGTTGAGCAATGGCTGGAGAAGGCCGTCGACTCGGTCGCCTTGTTCAGCGAGATCCACGCGCCGTGGACCGTTGACCAGCCCGCTTTTGACGGTCAGGGGATATAG
- a CDS encoding carbohydrate ABC transporter permease has translation MSALGELSRIGKASAPARKTENKVAYLFLAPWLAGLFLITIGPMIASLYLSFTDYNLIQAPKAVGFENFSRMLSDERLHNSLKVTFTYVLVSVPLQLIVALALAVVLDRGVRGLAIYRSMFYLPSLLGSSVAIAVLWRQIFGSDGLINQLLALIGIEGKGWISDPSTALGTLITLNVWTFGAPMVIFLAGLRQIPTMYYEAAAVDGAGKRQRFFRVTLPLLTPIIFFNLVLQIIHAFQSFTQAFVVSGGTGGPSDSTMFYTLYLYDRGFGNFDMGYASAMAWVLLVIIAAFTAVNFFAAKYWVFYDD, from the coding sequence ATGAGCGCTCTGGGAGAACTGAGCCGCATCGGCAAGGCCAGTGCACCGGCCCGGAAGACCGAGAACAAAGTCGCCTACCTGTTCCTGGCTCCGTGGCTGGCAGGGCTGTTCCTGATCACCATCGGCCCGATGATCGCGTCGCTGTACCTGTCGTTCACCGACTACAACCTGATCCAGGCACCGAAGGCCGTCGGCTTCGAGAACTTCAGCCGGATGCTGTCCGACGAACGGCTGCACAACTCGCTGAAGGTGACGTTCACCTACGTGCTCGTGTCGGTCCCGCTGCAGCTGATCGTGGCGCTGGCCCTGGCCGTCGTACTGGACCGAGGCGTGCGCGGTCTCGCGATCTACCGGTCGATGTTCTACCTGCCATCGCTGCTCGGCTCGAGCGTCGCCATCGCCGTACTGTGGCGCCAGATCTTCGGCAGCGATGGCCTTATCAACCAGCTGCTGGCGTTGATCGGCATCGAGGGCAAGGGCTGGATCTCCGATCCGTCCACCGCGCTCGGCACGCTGATCACCCTGAACGTGTGGACCTTCGGCGCACCGATGGTCATCTTCCTGGCCGGGCTGCGGCAGATCCCGACGATGTACTACGAGGCCGCTGCGGTTGATGGCGCAGGGAAGCGCCAGCGGTTCTTCAGGGTCACGCTGCCGCTGCTGACGCCGATCATCTTCTTCAACCTGGTCTTGCAGATCATCCACGCGTTCCAGTCGTTCACCCAGGCGTTCGTGGTCTCCGGCGGCACTGGTGGCCCATCGGACTCGACCATGTTCTACACGCTCTACCTGTACGACAGGGGGTTCGGGAACTTCGACATGGGCTACGCGTCGGCGATGGCGTGGGTCCTGCTGGTCATCATCGCGGCCTTCACCGCGGTCAACTTCTTCGCTGCGAAGTACTGGGTGTTCTATGACGACTGA
- a CDS encoding carbohydrate ABC transporter permease, with protein sequence MTTEIKPAPLPTDERPRPPAGASRTTRPTRRRLKPVLKHVLLIVTAVLMLYPVVWMVVSSLRPSDEIFREPGILLENLETGNYPTGWNALQHPFGHYLVNSVIVALGTIIGNLVSCSMAAYAFARLEFRGKKLWFAIMLMTIMLPIHVVIVPQYILFSQVGWVNTFLPLIVPKLLATDAFFVFLMVQFIRGIPRELDDAALIDGCGRAGIFTRIILPLMVPALATTTIFTFIWTWNDFFSQLIYLTDPTKYTVPVALRAFVDSTATSSWGSLFAMSVVSLLPVFLAFLVGQRFLVKGISTTGGK encoded by the coding sequence ATGACGACTGAGATCAAGCCCGCCCCGCTGCCCACCGACGAGCGGCCGCGCCCGCCTGCCGGGGCGTCCAGGACGACCAGACCGACTCGCCGCCGGTTGAAACCAGTCCTGAAGCACGTACTCCTGATCGTCACCGCGGTGCTGATGCTGTACCCGGTGGTCTGGATGGTGGTCAGCTCACTACGACCGAGTGACGAGATCTTCCGCGAACCGGGCATCCTGCTGGAGAACCTGGAGACCGGCAACTACCCGACCGGCTGGAACGCGCTACAGCATCCGTTCGGCCACTACCTGGTGAACTCGGTGATCGTCGCGCTCGGCACGATCATCGGCAACCTGGTGTCCTGCTCGATGGCCGCCTACGCCTTCGCCCGGCTCGAGTTCCGCGGCAAGAAGCTGTGGTTCGCGATCATGCTGATGACGATCATGCTGCCGATCCACGTGGTGATCGTGCCGCAGTACATCCTGTTCTCCCAGGTGGGCTGGGTGAACACGTTCCTGCCGTTGATCGTGCCGAAGCTGCTCGCCACCGACGCGTTCTTCGTCTTCTTGATGGTGCAGTTCATCCGTGGCATTCCGCGTGAGCTCGACGACGCGGCGCTGATCGACGGCTGCGGCCGGGCCGGCATCTTCACCCGCATCATCCTGCCGTTGATGGTGCCCGCGCTGGCGACCACCACGATCTTCACCTTCATCTGGACCTGGAACGACTTCTTCAGCCAGCTGATCTACCTCACCGATCCGACCAAGTACACGGTGCCGGTGGCACTGCGCGCCTTCGTCGACTCGACCGCAACCAGTTCCTGGGGCTCGCTGTTCGCCATGTCCGTGGTGTCCCTGCTGCCCGTCTTCCTCGCCTTCCTGGTCGGCCAGCGGTTCCTGGTCAAGGGCATCAGCACGACCGGCGGCAAGTAG
- a CDS encoding rhamnogalacturonan acetylesterase, whose protein sequence is MTLLGMVAPVVPAAAAAPMPMCEGIGTAKVLCSFDVPPGVYRVSLALSGEQAVSVTAEARRVMLPPSSTLKRLQAFAVDVRDPEGEPTLQTGTPGLQVRLTSADGTPVRLDGISVRPARQLRTVFLAGDSTVCDQASAPYTGWGQMLPQFFDVRLAVANYADSGEGSASFLATEALMPTMERRIRPGDFVLVQFGHNDKATTAADYRRNLGEILDRVIARGGRPMLVTPTVRQLFDSTGQLTPTALHVNGLGVNLPAEMRALAAERGVPLIDLTSRSEHLLESLGPTASAALYLPEKKDRTHNSEHGAEQMARLILTDLPLSLHRYRRR, encoded by the coding sequence ATGACTTTGCTCGGGATGGTCGCGCCGGTGGTACCAGCGGCCGCGGCGGCGCCGATGCCGATGTGCGAGGGGATTGGGACGGCCAAGGTGCTTTGCAGCTTCGACGTTCCGCCTGGGGTTTATCGGGTGTCCCTGGCGCTATCCGGCGAGCAAGCCGTCAGCGTCACGGCCGAGGCGCGACGGGTGATGCTGCCGCCTTCGTCGACGTTGAAGCGCCTGCAGGCGTTCGCGGTCGACGTACGGGATCCTGAGGGTGAGCCCACGTTGCAGACGGGTACGCCCGGGCTGCAAGTTCGGTTGACTTCGGCAGACGGTACGCCGGTTCGGCTGGACGGGATCTCGGTCCGTCCGGCGCGGCAGCTTCGGACGGTCTTCCTGGCTGGGGATTCGACGGTCTGCGATCAGGCGAGTGCGCCGTACACCGGGTGGGGGCAGATGCTGCCGCAGTTCTTCGACGTACGGCTGGCGGTGGCGAACTACGCGGACTCGGGGGAGGGGTCGGCCAGCTTCCTCGCGACCGAGGCGTTGATGCCGACGATGGAACGGCGGATCCGGCCGGGCGACTTCGTGCTGGTGCAGTTCGGGCACAACGACAAGGCGACGACGGCCGCGGACTACCGGCGCAACCTCGGCGAGATCCTGGACCGCGTCATCGCCCGCGGCGGCCGTCCGATGCTGGTCACGCCAACCGTGCGGCAGCTCTTCGATTCGACCGGCCAGTTGACCCCAACTGCGTTGCACGTCAACGGTCTCGGGGTGAATCTGCCGGCCGAAATGCGAGCCCTAGCGGCCGAACGCGGCGTGCCGCTGATCGACCTGACCAGCCGCAGCGAGCACCTACTCGAATCCCTCGGCCCAACGGCCTCGGCCGCGCTCTACCTACCGGAAAAGAAAGACCGCACCCACAACTCAGAACACGGCGCCGAACAAATGGCCCGCCTAATCCTCACCGACCTCCCCCTTTCCCTCCACCGCTACCGCCGCCGCTGA
- a CDS encoding exo-rhamnogalacturonan lyase family protein: protein MSDIKRRTFLGGVTAAGVAYGLPLTAEAGTTTAASPPRADLRWLEGGRPDVHAGTTWGVPWPRGTVPKEQTFALTTAAGEAVPVQTWATGYWPDGSLKWTAHAISPDAPAAEQYRLEPGPSAVPAAPVTVVERGQHVVVNTGVIEVTVRTSGPDLIEKITRDGRSTVRRGHLVALRQNADEDDDTGLARREKFVSEVRNVIVEQRGPLRAVLRLDGVHRGARGRDWLPFTIRFYFYAGSDAVRMTHTFVWDGTPDDYLRGLGIRFDVPMQDELYDRHIRFGGEEGGLLREAVRGITGLRRDPGAAVRTAQVAGTRLPDPATWDQRVTRRLPLIPAWSDYSLSQLTADGYSIRKRTKPGHTWVDVDSGQRATGLAYVGGVSGGLAIGLRNFWQLHPTQLDIRGAASDKSEVTVWLWSPDARPMDLRFYHDGLGMDTFPEQLEGLEITYEDYEPGFGTAYGVARTSELTLWALGATPDNATLAAMAKAVQTPPLLAAAPQNLLDAGVFGDWSLVDRSTPKKTQLEDQLDFLFEYYRDQIEQRRWYGFWNYGDVMHTYDTDRHQWRYDIGGYAWDNSELSTDLWLWYAYLRSGRSDIFRVAEAMTRHTGEVDVYHLGQWKDLGTRHNVLHWGCSAKQLRISTAANRRFYYFLTADERVGDLLHELVDSDKTFLALDPLRKIRKEPYVPDRKALSVGLGTDWGSLAAAWLTEWERGGDPIARDKLLGTVQDIGAMKNGFITGGALYNLDTGRFATDGVGVSVSHLSAVFGLVEVCSELVDLLDEPAFEKAWVQYCRLFGATRAEQAAEVGSSWNVGFRQMHSRCTAYAAVQTGNDVLAARAWKEFFDGESGYGPSVPWTKVRLSGPEVLRPVDEAAFVSTNATAQYGLAAIQNLALIGDKL, encoded by the coding sequence ATGTCTGACATCAAACGCCGTACCTTCCTGGGTGGCGTGACCGCCGCCGGCGTCGCGTACGGCCTGCCGCTCACGGCCGAGGCCGGCACCACGACGGCCGCATCCCCTCCGCGAGCCGATCTGCGTTGGCTGGAAGGCGGCCGGCCGGACGTCCATGCCGGTACGACGTGGGGTGTGCCGTGGCCGCGAGGCACTGTGCCGAAGGAGCAGACGTTCGCCCTGACCACCGCAGCTGGGGAAGCCGTACCGGTGCAAACGTGGGCGACCGGATACTGGCCGGACGGTTCGCTGAAGTGGACGGCGCACGCCATCAGTCCGGATGCGCCCGCTGCGGAGCAATACCGGCTCGAGCCCGGCCCGTCCGCCGTACCGGCTGCTCCGGTCACCGTGGTCGAGCGTGGGCAGCACGTGGTGGTGAACACCGGCGTCATCGAGGTCACCGTTCGCACGTCCGGCCCGGACCTGATCGAGAAGATCACCCGCGACGGCCGATCGACGGTACGACGCGGGCACCTGGTGGCGCTGCGCCAGAACGCCGACGAGGACGACGACACCGGACTCGCGCGGCGGGAGAAGTTCGTCAGCGAGGTGCGTAACGTCATCGTCGAACAGCGCGGACCGCTGCGAGCCGTCTTGCGTCTCGACGGCGTACATCGTGGGGCTCGCGGCCGTGACTGGTTGCCGTTCACGATCCGGTTCTACTTCTACGCGGGCTCCGACGCGGTTCGGATGACGCACACGTTCGTCTGGGACGGCACGCCCGACGACTATCTGCGCGGCCTCGGCATCCGGTTCGACGTACCGATGCAGGACGAGCTCTACGACCGGCACATCCGGTTCGGTGGTGAGGAAGGCGGCCTGTTGCGCGAGGCCGTTCGCGGTATCACCGGACTCCGCCGCGATCCCGGCGCCGCCGTCCGTACGGCTCAAGTCGCGGGCACCCGGTTGCCGGATCCGGCGACCTGGGATCAACGCGTCACTAGGCGATTGCCGCTGATCCCGGCTTGGAGTGACTACAGCCTTAGCCAATTGACCGCCGACGGTTACTCGATCCGCAAACGGACCAAGCCGGGTCACACCTGGGTCGACGTCGACTCCGGCCAACGCGCTACGGGCCTGGCGTACGTCGGTGGCGTCAGCGGTGGTCTCGCGATCGGCCTGCGGAACTTCTGGCAGTTGCACCCGACCCAGCTGGACATCCGTGGTGCCGCCAGCGACAAGTCGGAAGTGACGGTCTGGTTGTGGTCGCCGGATGCGCGGCCGATGGACCTGCGGTTCTACCACGACGGTCTCGGCATGGACACCTTCCCGGAACAGCTCGAAGGCCTTGAGATCACGTACGAGGATTACGAGCCCGGCTTCGGTACGGCGTACGGCGTTGCGCGTACGAGCGAGTTGACCCTGTGGGCGCTTGGCGCGACTCCGGACAACGCGACGCTGGCCGCGATGGCGAAGGCCGTACAGACTCCGCCATTGCTGGCAGCCGCGCCGCAGAACCTTCTCGACGCAGGGGTATTCGGCGACTGGAGTCTGGTCGATCGGTCCACGCCGAAGAAGACGCAGCTTGAGGATCAGCTGGACTTCCTGTTCGAGTACTACCGGGACCAGATCGAGCAGCGTCGGTGGTACGGCTTCTGGAACTACGGCGACGTCATGCATACGTACGACACCGACAGGCACCAGTGGCGGTACGACATCGGTGGTTATGCCTGGGACAACTCTGAGCTCTCGACGGATCTCTGGCTCTGGTACGCGTACCTACGCAGCGGCCGGTCGGACATCTTCCGCGTAGCCGAAGCTATGACCCGCCACACCGGCGAAGTGGACGTCTACCACCTTGGCCAGTGGAAGGACCTTGGTACTCGGCACAACGTCCTGCACTGGGGTTGCAGCGCCAAGCAGCTTCGGATCAGTACGGCGGCCAACCGGCGGTTCTACTACTTCCTCACGGCCGACGAGCGCGTTGGTGACCTACTCCACGAGCTAGTTGATTCCGACAAGACCTTCCTGGCGCTCGACCCGTTGCGCAAGATCCGCAAGGAGCCGTACGTGCCCGATCGCAAGGCCTTGTCGGTCGGACTAGGCACCGACTGGGGTTCGCTGGCTGCCGCCTGGCTGACCGAGTGGGAACGCGGCGGTGATCCGATCGCCCGGGACAAGCTGCTCGGCACGGTCCAGGACATCGGTGCGATGAAGAACGGCTTCATCACCGGCGGCGCGTTGTACAACCTGGACACGGGCCGTTTCGCGACCGACGGCGTGGGCGTCAGCGTCTCGCATCTCTCGGCCGTATTCGGATTGGTCGAGGTGTGCAGCGAACTCGTCGACCTGCTGGACGAACCGGCGTTCGAGAAGGCCTGGGTGCAGTACTGCCGCCTCTTCGGTGCGACGAGGGCCGAGCAGGCGGCCGAGGTCGGCTCATCGTGGAACGTCGGCTTCCGGCAGATGCACTCGCGCTGTACGGCGTACGCGGCCGTTCAGACCGGCAACGACGTACTGGCCGCGCGAGCGTGGAAGGAGTTCTTCGACGGGGAGTCCGGGTATGGCCCGAGCGTGCCGTGGACCAAGGTCCGGCTGTCCGGGCCGGAAGTACTTCGCCCAGTGGACGAGGCCGCGTTCGTCTCGACCAACGCCACCGCGCAGTACGGTCTGGCCGCGATCCAGAACTTGGCCCTGATCGGCGACAAGCTGTGA
- a CDS encoding ABC transporter substrate-binding protein — protein MSTKFLARRPRRRLAGLALAALLLTVSACGGSDSGSDGDQVTLRFSWWGSDARHQATQKAIDAFQASHPNIKIKGEFGEWTGYWDKLATTVAANDAPDIIQMDEKYLREYADRGALLDFKKDGSVDTSKIEPTALGAGEFSGGLFGISAGINSFALMANPALFKSLGVAMPDDKTWTWDQYADLSAQLTAKSGGKVFGSGIATNEAGLAVWARQHGQSLFNAEGKIGVQPDVVTDWFKFQKKLLDSKGIPPAAINAQNMTIPLEQGYMVTKKQAMGYTWSNQLSANAKAAGQDFVLLRLPSSAGKAAENGAYYKASMFWSVSSRSKHPKEAAEFVNFLANSKEAADILLAERGVPPNTALRADVTPKLNPAETTVVKFIEAIQPELAAAPAPPPVGGGNVEKMMQRYTTEVLFDRLSPEDASSQFLKELEGAINK, from the coding sequence ATGTCCACCAAGTTCCTCGCGCGACGGCCCCGTCGCCGACTGGCGGGGTTGGCCCTGGCCGCACTACTGCTGACGGTCTCCGCCTGTGGCGGTTCGGACAGCGGGTCCGACGGCGACCAGGTGACGCTCCGGTTCAGCTGGTGGGGGTCCGACGCCCGCCACCAGGCGACCCAGAAGGCCATCGACGCGTTCCAGGCCAGCCACCCGAACATCAAGATCAAGGGCGAGTTCGGCGAGTGGACCGGCTACTGGGACAAGCTCGCCACCACGGTCGCCGCCAATGACGCCCCCGACATCATCCAGATGGACGAGAAGTACCTGCGCGAGTACGCCGACCGTGGCGCGCTGCTGGACTTCAAGAAGGACGGCTCCGTCGACACCAGCAAGATCGAGCCGACCGCGCTCGGCGCCGGTGAGTTCAGTGGTGGCCTGTTCGGCATCAGCGCCGGCATCAACTCCTTCGCGCTGATGGCCAACCCGGCACTGTTCAAGTCCCTGGGTGTGGCCATGCCCGACGACAAGACCTGGACCTGGGACCAGTACGCCGATCTCTCGGCGCAGCTCACCGCGAAGTCCGGCGGCAAGGTCTTCGGCTCGGGTATCGCCACCAACGAGGCCGGCCTGGCGGTTTGGGCCCGGCAGCACGGCCAGTCGCTGTTCAACGCCGAGGGCAAGATCGGCGTACAGCCTGACGTGGTGACCGACTGGTTCAAGTTCCAGAAGAAGCTGCTCGACAGCAAGGGCATCCCGCCGGCGGCCATCAACGCCCAGAACATGACCATCCCGCTCGAGCAGGGATACATGGTCACGAAGAAGCAGGCGATGGGCTACACCTGGAGCAACCAGCTCAGCGCCAACGCCAAGGCGGCCGGCCAGGACTTCGTCCTGCTGCGTCTACCGAGCAGCGCCGGTAAGGCCGCGGAGAACGGCGCCTACTACAAGGCGTCGATGTTCTGGTCGGTCTCTTCGCGCAGCAAGCACCCGAAGGAGGCGGCGGAGTTCGTGAACTTCCTTGCCAACAGCAAGGAAGCCGCTGACATCCTGCTCGCCGAGCGCGGTGTACCGCCGAACACGGCCCTGCGCGCCGACGTGACCCCGAAGCTCAACCCGGCCGAGACGACCGTGGTCAAGTTCATCGAGGCCATTCAGCCCGAGCTCGCCGCCGCGCCCGCACCGCCCCCTGTCGGCGGTGGCAACGTGGAGAAGATGATGCAGCGCTACACCACCGAGGTGCTGTTCGACCGGCTCAGCCCGGAAGACGCCTCGTCCCAGTTCCTGAAGGAGCTGGAGGGCGCGATCAACAAGTGA
- a CDS encoding rhamnogalacturonan lyase — translation MRIPSGKTTVGLAIALTLTVPATTVSTAAVNGPSAVARQVEELDRGLISVRSGSDNLVSWRWLATDSDSVGFNVYRGSTKLTSSPITGSTNYLDAGAAADASYTVRAVVGGTEQPASPASLRLGSGYHQVAISPPAAGSDYTYVANDASVGDLDGDGQYEIVLKWDPTNAKDNSQSGVTGNVYIDAYRLNGTRLWRINLGRNIRAGAHYTQFQVYDYDGDGAAEVAMKTADATVDGAGKVIGNASADHRNSAGYILTGPEYLTMFKGSTGAALSTVNYDPPRGTVSSWGDNYGNRVDRFLAGTAYLDGQRPSLIMARGYYTRAVIAAWDFRNGSLTKRWVFDSNASGNSTYAGQGNHSLAIGDVDADGRDEIVYGAATIDDTGRGLWNTRYGHGDAAHLGDLDPSRAGLEYFKVDESSSQPSSWMADARTGQILWSTPASGDNGRGVSADIWAGSAGAESWSANDAGGARNTKGAVVGRKPSSLNFLAWWDGDPVRELLDATKIDKYGAGGETRLLTAADVHSNNGTKATPALSADLFGDWREEVVWATADNRALRIFSTPHRTTRRITTLMHDPQYRTAIAWQNTAYNQPPHPSFFIGEGMPTPPRPSAYIP, via the coding sequence GTGAGGATTCCGTCCGGCAAAACCACAGTGGGATTAGCGATCGCGCTGACCCTGACAGTGCCCGCGACAACTGTCAGCACGGCCGCAGTCAACGGGCCGAGCGCGGTGGCACGTCAGGTCGAGGAGCTGGACCGCGGTCTGATCAGCGTCCGCTCCGGCAGTGACAACCTCGTCAGCTGGCGATGGCTGGCAACCGATTCAGACTCGGTCGGCTTCAACGTCTACCGCGGTTCGACCAAGCTGACCTCGTCCCCCATCACCGGCTCGACCAACTATCTGGACGCGGGCGCCGCCGCCGACGCGTCGTACACCGTCCGTGCCGTGGTCGGCGGCACCGAGCAGCCCGCCTCACCGGCGTCCCTCCGGCTGGGCTCGGGCTATCACCAGGTCGCGATATCCCCACCGGCCGCGGGCAGCGATTACACCTATGTCGCCAATGACGCGAGCGTCGGCGACCTGGACGGCGACGGTCAATACGAAATCGTCCTCAAATGGGATCCGACCAACGCGAAGGACAATTCGCAATCGGGGGTCACCGGAAACGTCTATATCGACGCATATCGACTGAACGGCACCCGGCTCTGGCGGATCAATCTCGGCCGTAATATCCGGGCCGGCGCGCATTACACCCAATTCCAGGTCTACGACTACGACGGCGACGGCGCGGCCGAGGTCGCGATGAAGACCGCCGACGCGACCGTCGACGGCGCCGGCAAGGTGATCGGCAACGCGAGCGCCGACCATCGCAACTCCGCGGGCTACATCCTGACCGGCCCGGAGTACCTCACCATGTTCAAGGGCAGCACCGGCGCGGCCTTGTCCACGGTCAACTACGACCCACCACGCGGCACCGTGTCGAGCTGGGGTGACAACTACGGCAACCGCGTCGACCGATTCCTCGCCGGCACCGCCTATCTCGACGGCCAGCGTCCGTCCCTGATCATGGCCCGCGGCTACTACACCCGCGCGGTCATCGCCGCCTGGGACTTCCGCAACGGCAGCCTGACCAAGCGCTGGGTTTTCGACAGCAACGCCTCGGGCAACAGCACGTACGCCGGCCAGGGCAACCACTCGCTGGCGATCGGCGACGTGGACGCCGACGGCCGGGACGAGATCGTGTACGGCGCCGCCACCATCGACGACACCGGCAGAGGCCTTTGGAACACCCGGTACGGCCACGGCGATGCGGCCCACCTCGGTGACCTGGATCCGTCTCGCGCCGGACTCGAATACTTCAAGGTCGACGAGAGCAGCAGCCAGCCCAGCTCCTGGATGGCCGACGCGAGAACGGGCCAGATCCTCTGGTCCACACCGGCCAGCGGCGACAACGGCCGCGGGGTTTCCGCGGACATCTGGGCCGGCAGCGCGGGCGCCGAATCCTGGTCCGCGAACGACGCGGGCGGCGCTCGCAACACCAAGGGCGCGGTCGTTGGCCGCAAACCGTCCTCGCTGAACTTTCTCGCCTGGTGGGACGGCGATCCGGTCCGGGAGCTCCTCGACGCCACCAAGATCGACAAGTACGGCGCCGGTGGCGAGACCCGCCTGCTGACCGCGGCCGACGTCCACTCCAACAACGGCACCAAGGCCACTCCGGCCTTGTCCGCGGACCTGTTCGGCGACTGGCGCGAAGAGGTCGTCTGGGCAACGGCGGACAACCGGGCGCTGCGAATCTTCAGCACGCCCCACCGGACCACTCGCCGCATCACCACCCTGATGCACGACCCGCAATACCGCACGGCGATCGCCTGGCAGAACACCGCCTACAACCAGCCTCCGCACCCCAGCTTCTTCATCGGCGAAGGCATGCCCACGCCACCCCGCCCGTCCGCCTATATCCCCTGA
- a CDS encoding SGNH/GDSL hydrolase family protein — protein MHVPILKRLACFAAAAAMALTGAITSPPPEAVAATGDGYPTDSNIRYFGRWNTSDASAYVSEWAGAYVTVGFTGTTVKLRQRNAIDLYASIDGGSFVAYKAVSGTVNLTPTKLAAGTHTLRVSYRPIAGSYKGDAVFRGVILDSGAKTVIPSVPSRIIEFIGDSITVGSGSSRPALSAYGWLTGERLGMGHTQIALGGSCLVAAADGCFGVVDRWLRTGIAADAPNWNFSKYKASIVVINLGTNDVGHGVSGEQFQTAYVTLLKRVRARYPDASIYALKTFRKRYPAETQAAVRTLTDAGDTKVHFVNTDGWIVESTDTVDNVHPNDTGHRKIADRLVALLN, from the coding sequence ATGCACGTCCCGATCCTGAAACGCCTCGCCTGCTTCGCGGCCGCCGCCGCGATGGCCCTCACCGGAGCCATCACCTCGCCGCCTCCCGAGGCGGTGGCCGCTACCGGCGACGGCTATCCCACCGACTCCAACATCCGGTACTTCGGCCGCTGGAACACCAGCGACGCGAGCGCCTACGTCTCGGAATGGGCCGGCGCCTACGTCACCGTCGGCTTCACCGGTACGACGGTCAAGCTGCGCCAGCGCAACGCCATCGACTTGTACGCGAGCATCGACGGCGGCTCGTTCGTTGCCTACAAGGCGGTCAGCGGCACGGTCAACCTGACGCCGACGAAGCTTGCCGCAGGCACCCATACGCTGCGGGTCAGCTATCGCCCGATCGCCGGTTCGTACAAGGGTGACGCCGTGTTCCGTGGCGTCATCCTGGACAGCGGCGCGAAGACGGTGATCCCAAGCGTGCCGTCCCGGATCATCGAGTTCATCGGCGACTCGATCACGGTCGGTTCGGGATCGAGCCGGCCAGCGTTGAGCGCGTACGGCTGGTTGACCGGTGAGCGCCTCGGCATGGGGCATACCCAGATCGCCCTCGGCGGCTCCTGCCTGGTCGCAGCGGCGGACGGCTGCTTCGGCGTGGTCGATCGCTGGCTCCGCACCGGCATCGCCGCCGACGCCCCGAACTGGAACTTCTCGAAGTACAAAGCGTCCATCGTCGTCATCAACCTCGGCACCAACGACGTCGGCCACGGGGTCTCGGGGGAGCAGTTCCAAACGGCGTACGTCACGCTGCTCAAGCGGGTGCGGGCGCGCTATCCCGACGCGTCGATCTACGCGCTGAAGACCTTCCGGAAGCGCTACCCCGCCGAGACCCAGGCGGCCGTCCGCACGCTCACCGACGCAGGCGACACCAAGGTGCACTTCGTCAACACCGACGGCTGGATCGTCGAATCCACCGACACCGTCGACAACGTCCACCCCAACGACACCGGCCACCGCAAAATCGCCGACCGCCTAGTAGCCCTCCTCAACTGA